One window from the genome of Saimiri boliviensis isolate mSaiBol1 chromosome 2, mSaiBol1.pri, whole genome shotgun sequence encodes:
- the LOC101033214 gene encoding NUT family member 2G produces MATQTPNSLDHVNQAEDPDVDRLTNTGLPGKCPKLCLGSAAPVEIHQERERAQKDNLKVAERGAHSPRCCRPTGREPQFLPIGWSSSQNVPHPYQYLLHCPSPSAECLGSYVLNIFTFKFSLIHLNSGESVEAVHSLGPALDFSHCGNCQTAVISTQPEGMASNGAYPVLGPGVTENPGASMPVFTALTFTTPAPSPAHGPPLVTAAVSPGGPPVLSTFPRTPLAAVQDGQGLNWPGASNVPLQMKTEVGSAKAPQAQTLVLTQAPLIWQAPGAVCEGIACPPPRLLAAAPVVTGMAAQVVGGTQACEGGWSQSLPPPAPPPPAPQQAPIVAPGNAWPWPQGAHGEGSLAPSQAKAPPDDSCNPKSVYENFRLWQRYKPLARRHLPQSPDREALSCFFIPVLRSLARRKPSMTLEEGLLWAMREWQHTSNFDRMIYYEMAKKFLEFEAEEEMQIQKSQWMKEPQCLLPPALPRLEPQGPLAPEVVKQPVHLPSKAGPKAPPACLSPPRPQRPAETKAPEEIPPEVVQEYVDIMEELLGSPTEAIGELPGQREEGEVEQEGDGMLLDPGVLSYADNLCSQKDFITKVGAVIHPRFLEELLSPDPQMDFLALSQELEQEEGLTLAQVVEKRRLSLKEERCARAAPGHGTTQLGSTSSESAAGQGAERDVPCPHQGVSMETCPPQTTASRDPEGRGRVCTGVARSKKPVVLLERLDSCWLRAAQPHSPPQDHRLTCPGMGTKDTWGLPGASPVKESHRLSKGSSEKEREFPGMVSVVGTNYRLRPWKLSQSPVPASGLLSPEGWGSQGALQSQPAKRRGLSPAPATATKSKKRALFGGPSPAEQTPYLEPGLRVSGAQSLAWGLGGPSQSQKRKGDPLVSKRKKKRHYKK; encoded by the exons ATGGCCACACAGACACCTAACAGCCTAGATCATGTGAACCAGGCAGAGGATCCAGACGTGGATCGTCTGACAAACACAGGGCTTCCTGGGAAGTGTCCTAAATTGTGTTTAGGAAGTGCAGCCCCTGTTGAAATTCATCAAGAGCGGGAAAGAGCCCAA AAGGACAATTTAAAAGTTGCCGAAAGAGGCGCACACAGTCCGCGCTGCTGCCGTCCAACTGGAAGggaacctcagttcttgcctaTTGGCTGGAGCTCTTCACAGAATGTCCCCCACCCCTACCAGTACCTGCTGCACTGCCCCTCCCCCTCTGCAGAATGTCTGGGGTCCTATGTTCTAAACatatttactttcaaattttcCCTGAtccacctgaactcaggagaatCTGTTGAGGCAGTTCACTCTCTGGGTCCTGCCCTTGACTTTTCTCATTGTGGAAACTGTCAGACAGCGGTGATCAGCACCCAGCCTGAGGGGATGGCTTCAAATGGAG CATACCCAGTGCTGGGACCGGGTGTGACCGAGAACCCTGGCGCCTCCATGCCAGTGTTCACGGCTCTGACCTTCACCACACCTGCTCCCAGCCCAGCACATGGGCCGCCCCTCGTGACTGCAGCAGTTTCTCCAGGCGGCCCTCCGGTGCTGTCTACCTTCCCCAGGACCCCTCTGGCGGCAGTACAGGATGGCCAAGGACTGAATTGGCCTGGGGCTTCCAACGTCCCTCTCCAGATGAAGACAGAAGTGGGGTCTGCGAAGGCCCCTCAGGCACAGACCTTGGTCCTAACTCAGGCCCCCCTCATCTGGCAGGCTCCAGGTGCCGTCTGTGAGGGCATCGCATGTCCACCTCCCCGACTCCTAGCAGCAGCCCCTGTGGTGACTGGTATGGCCGCCCAGGTCGTTGGGGGCACCCAGGCCTGTGAGGGAGGCTGGTCCCAGAGCCTTCCTcctccagcaccaccaccaccagctccCCAGCAGGCCCCCATCGTGGCCCCAGGGAATGCTTGGCCATGGCCACAAGGGGCTCATGGAGAGGgcagcctggctccctcccagGCCAAGGCCCCACCAGACGACTCCTGCAACCCCAAGAGCGTGTATGAGAACTTCCGACTCTGGCAGCGCTACAAGCCCCTGGCCCGGAGGCACCTTCCCCAGAGTCCGGACAGGGAAGCGCTTTCCTGCTTCTTCAT CCCAGTTCTCAGATCCCTGGCCCGGCGGAAGCCCAGCATGACCCTGGAGGAGGGACTGTTGTGGGCCATGCGGGAATGGCAGCACACGAGCAACTTTGACCGGATGATCTACTACGAGATGGCGAAAAA GttcctggagtttgaggctgaggaggagatgCAGATTCAGAAGTCACAGTGGATGAAGGAGCCCCAGTGcctccttcctccagccctgCCGAGGCTTGAACCTCAAGGACCATTGGCCCCTGAGGTGGTCAAGCAGCCAG tgcACCTTCCCAGCAAGGCCGGCCCCAAGGCcccgcctgcctgcctgtcacCACCCAGGCCCCAGCGGCCAGCGGAGACCAAGGCCCCCGAGGAGATCCCCCCTGAAGTGGTGCAGGAGTATGTGGACATCATGGAGGAGCTGCTGGGGTCTCCCACTGAGGCCATCGGGGAGCTCCCGGGACAAAGGGAAGAGGGCGAAGTGGAGCAGGAAGGGGATGGGATGCTTCTAGACCCAGGCGTCCTGAGCTATGCTGACAATCTGTGTTCCCAGAAAGACTTCATCACCAAG GTAGGGGCTGTCATTCATCCCCGATTCCTGGAAGAATTGCTTTCTCCAGATCCACAGATGGATTTCTTGGCCCTAAGCcaggagctggagcaggaggaaggactCACCCTTGCCCAG GTAGTGGAGAAGCGCCGCCTATCCTTGAAGGAGGAACGGTGTGCGAGGGCAGCCCCTGGTCATGGCACCACCCAGTTGGGCTCAACCTCTTCTGAGTCTGCAGCGGGCCAAGGTGCAGAGAGAGATGTCCCTTGCCCCCATCAAGGGGTCAGCATGGAAACCTGCCCACCCCAGACG ACGGCCTCCCGGGACCCTGAGGGACGAGGCAGAGTGTGTACTGGGGTGGCCAGGTCCAAAAAACCTGTTGTGCTTTTGGAGAGACTGGATTCCTGCTGGCTCAGGGCTGCCCAGCCACACTCTCCTCCCCAGGACCACAGACTCACCTGCCCAGGCATGGGGACCAAGGACACCTGGGGTCTCCCTGGAGCCTCTCCTGTCAAGGAGTCACACAGGCTCTCTAAAGGGTCAAGTGAGAAGGAGAGGGAATTCCCTGGTATGGTTTCTGTCGTGGGTACCAACTATAGGCTGCGGCCCTGGAAGCTGTCCCAGAGCCCTGTCCCTGCCTCGGGCCTTCTCAGCCCAGAAGGGTGGGGATCCCAGGGAGCTCTTCAGTCCCAACCTGCAAAGAGAAGAGGCCTCAGCCCAGCGCCTGCAACTGCCACCAAGTCCAAGAAGCGAGCTCTCTTCGGAGGCCCATCCCCTGCTGAACAGACGCCCTACCTAGAGCCTGGGCTCAGAGTCTCTGGGGCGCAATCCCTGGCTTGGGGGCTGGGTGGCCCCTCAcagtctcaaaagagaaaaggtgACCCCTTGGTctctaagaggaagaaaaagcgGCATTATAAAAAGTAG